The window CGGCCACCCGCCCGCGCCCGACCCCGCGCGGCCCGGTGGCGTGCGCGTCGCCGGGCCGCGGGTCCCGTCAGGTCAGCCGGAGAACCGGCCGCAGAGCCAGTTGCCCGGCTCCGCCGGATCGTCGCTGATCCAGAACTGGCGCCACAGCAGCGCGAACTCCTCCCGGCTGAGGTGGCCGTCGCCGTTCAGGTCGAGCAGTTCGAAGACACCCGTCACGTCCACGGGCTGCCCGTTCCACGTCTCCACGAGCCTGCGGTGTTCCTCGGGGGAGATGCGGCCGTCGCCGTTGGCGTCCACGGCGTCGAAGACGGTGTCCGCGGTCGCGGTGACGTCCGCGACCATGGCGGGCAGCCTGTCGACGAGGGCGAGCAGCTCACCCATGTCGATCGCGCCGTCCCCGTTGGCGTCCCCGGTTTCCAGCAGCGCCGCCCACCACCCCATCAGCAGGGCCTCCACCCGTGCGCGGACCTCCGTGCCGGGCCCCACCCCCGGCAGGCGGCTCCACCGGGCGACGAGCGCGGTGAAGTCCTCCTCGCGCAGGAAGCCGTCGCCGTCCGCGTCGAACGCGGCGAACATCCCCTTGAGCTTGAGTTCCTGAAACGCGCTGGCCATGAGCGGTCTCCCTCGACGCCGAACCGAACCACGAACGTCGCCGACCCGTCGGGGCCGGCGGACAGCGCGTAACTCTAGGCCGGGGCGCGCCCCCGGCCCCACGAGCACATGTGCGCGAACGGTCACCCGCCGACGGTCCCTCCGCAGGGCCGGCAGGCCTTCGGCCCGCGGTGGTCACGGGCGCACCGACCCGGCGTTAGGTCCGCGTCACGCCGGCCGTTAGCCGCCTGCGGCAACGTTCCGTCCGGGCGTCGGGCCGGACCCGCGCCTCGATCCGAACGGACCGGACGCGGACAGGGAGACGGTCATGGACACAAGGGCGGGACGCAACGGCGGACGGTGCGGGGGCGGCCGGGACGGCGCCCGGCGACGGTGCTGCCCGAGACGATCCCGCGTCCGGTTCGGCCTCCTGGCAGTCGGAGTCGAACGGGTTCCTGACCGGCAGCCGGGGCCGGGTGGTCTACTGGACGGGCCACGGCCACGTGGAGATCCACTGGAACAACCCGTACTTCGGCGGCAACACCTACGACTGCCGCGTGCCGTCCGGCCACGGCTGCCGGAGGCCGGGCGGCCCCGGCAACAACGCCTCGGTGACCTTCGAGGTGCCGTGGGTCTGACGCCGGCGCCCCCGGGCGGGCGCCGCTGAGGTGTCGTCACCCGGCCCCCGGTGCCCGGCGAGGGCCGCCGCCCGGGTCCAACAACGCCGGGCCTCCTCGGCCCGGCCCAGGGCCCGCAACGCCTTGCCGCAGGTGTCGAGGAGCAGCGCACGGCGCTCGTCCGACTGCTCGTCCGAGGCGAGTTCCAAGCCGCGGCGGCAGTGGGCCAGCGCCTCCGACGGACGCCCCGTGGTGAGGTAGTGGGTGGCCAGGTGGTACAGGGCCAGGACCTCGGTGTGGGGGTGATCGAGGTCCCGGGCCGCACGGGCGGCCTGTTCGCGGCGCTCTCCGGCGCCCGACAGGTCGCCCGCGCGTTCCAGCGCCACCGCCCAGTTGATCAGGGCGATGACCCGGCCGACCGGATCGCCGGCCCGTTCGGCGAGTTCCGGGGCACGGTGCAGGTGCTCCAGCGCGGCGGTGTGCCGGCCGTTCTCGGTGAGGACCCAGCCGAGCAGCGAACGCAGCCGCGACTGCGCGTCCGGGTCGCCGATCCCGGTGGCGGCGGAGAGGGCGCGCAGCAGGACCGGCTCCCAGCCGTCGTGCACCTGCCGCACGACGAGCGGCCACAGCTGTACGGCGATGCGCCAGGCCACATCCGGGAACCCCGCCCCCACCGCGGCGGCGACCGCCGCGGTCAGGTTGGCCCGTTCGGTACCCAGCCAGGCCATCGCCTGGAGACGGTCGGTGAAGACGGGCGGCGGGCCGGCCGGGGCCAGGTCCGCGGGCACGGTGCAGCAGGGCTGGCTGCCCGGTTCGGCCGCCACCGTCGCGGCGCGGGCGGCGGACAGGTAGTGCACCAGCAGCCGCCGCAGTCCCGCGCCGTCGGCCCGGTCCGCGAAGGACCGCGCGTACAGGCGGGTCAGATCGTGCATCAGGTACCGGCCGCTGGTCCGTTCCTCGACGAGATGGGCCGCGGCCAGGGCCTCCAGGGCCTCGCCGGCCGCCGGGAGCGGCAGCCCGCCGAGCGCGGACGCGGCCCCCCGGTCGATCTCCGACCCCACGTGCAGGGCGAGTTGACGGAACAGCAGCGCGGCGTCCGGCGGCAACTGGTGCACGCTCATCCGCAGTGTCGCCTCGACACCGAGGTCCTCGCCGTTCAGCAGGGAGAGCCGCCGCTGCTCGTCGAGCAGGTCGTCGGCCATGGCGCGCAGCGCGAGCCGGGGCCGCGCCGCCAGCCTCGCCGCGGCCAACCGCAGCGCCAACGGCAGGCCGTCGCACAGCACGGACAGCTCCGCGGCGGCGGCCGGCTCCGCGTCCACCCGATCGGCGCCGATGACGGTGCGCAGCACCCGCACCCCGTCCGCGGGCGCCAGCCGTTCGAGCGGCAGCAGCCGCGCGCAGTCCGTCGCCACGAGCCCCTCCATCCGGTTGCGACTGGTGACCAGCACCGTGGAGCCGGGTGTTCCGGGCAGCAGCGGACGTACCTGGCCCGAGTCGCCGGCGTTGTCGAGGAGGACGAGGGTACGGCGGCCGGCGAGCGTGGCCCGGTACAGGTTCTCGGTGGCGCGCGCCTCCGCCGGCAGCCGCTCCTCGGGAACGCCGAAGGCCTGGAGGAAGTCGTGCAGGACACCGGTCGTCAGGCAGCCCGCGCCGTCCGGCCCACCGGCCCGCAGGTCGGCGTACAGGACGCCGTCGGGGAAGTCGGCGGCGTGGGCGTACGCCCAGTGGACCGCGAGCGAGGTCTTGCCGACCCCGGCCGGGCCGGTGATCACGCTCAGCGGCGCCCGGTCCGCACGGGCGACCAGGGTCAGCCGCGCGAGATCGTCCGTACGGCTGACGAAGCCGGCCGGGGCACGCGGCAGCAGGAACGGCGAGGGCCTCGCGGGCGCCTGTACGGCGATGGCCGGCCGGTGGTCGGGCGCCCGCGGCGGTGACACCGGGGCCCGCCGGGCGGCGGGCGCGGCCGGGCGCCGCGGCGGCCCGGAACGCAGCAGCGTCAGGTACGCCTCGGACAGCGCGGCGCCCGGGTCGACGCCCAGTTCCCCGGCCAGCCGGCGCTGCGTACGCCGGTACAGCGCGACGGCGTCGGCCTGACGGTCCGCCTGGTGCAACGCACGGACGACGGCCGCGATCAGGGACTCGCGCAGGGGGTGCCGCTCCGCGGCGGGCCCGAGCAGCGAAAGTGCCTCCGCACCCCGCCCGCCTGCGTGCAGGGCGGCAGCGAAACGTTCCAGCACGGCCAGGTGTTCGTCGACCAGCCGGTCGGCGGCCGCGGCCATCAGCGGCGTGTCACCCACCCCGTCGAGCGCCCGACCGCGCCACAACCCCAAGGCCTCCCGCAGCGACTCCGTCGGCTCCGCCCCAGAGACCCCGGCCGCGCGCACCAGCTCACGAAAGCGCCACAGGTCCGCCGAGGCGGGCGGGGCGTGCAGGGCGTACCCACCGTCCCTGGTGACGAGTTCGGTGTCCGGCTCCTCCCGCAGCAACCCGCGCAGGGCCGACACGTGGCCGTAGACGACGGTCCGGGCGTGCGTCGGCGGCCGGTCGTCCCACAACCCCTCGATGATGCGCTCGGCGCCCACCGACGCGCCCTCCGCGAGCACCAGCAACGCCAACAGGGCCCGACGCTTGGGCGGCCCGATCGGCACCTCGACCCGCCCCGAGAAGGCCGACACCGGTCCGAGCAACCGGAAGTCCATCACATGCCCCCTTGCGCACGTCGTTCCTGGCCGCACCCTACGAGGCGATAGGGATGCACTCGCGGGCGAAGCCGGATAAAGGCCGGAAACACATCAAGAAGGACGCCAATGTCGACGGGCGCGCACCCCCGCGACAGCGACCGACGCCCCTCCTAACGGCCGCGTCGGGCAGCTGCCGGAATCCGCGTTAGATCCCTGTTAGGCCACGTCGGCAGGCTCTGTCCCGCCAAGCCGGAACCACGAACAGGAGACGCACATGCCGACCGACCCGGTATCCCGCAGGGCCTTCCGCAGGGGCACGGCCACCACCTCCGCGGCACGCGGAACCGCCTCCCTGCGCGCCGCGGTCGTGGTGGCCGTGGCCGCCACCGCGCTGCTCGCCCCGACCGTCACCGCCACCGCCTCGACCGGCAACGACACTCCCGGACAGTCCACCGCGGTGGCACAGTCGGCGCGCAGCACCAAGGTGACCGTCGTCAACGGCACCACGACGACGATGTACCGCAACTACACCTCCCTCTCGCACGGGGTCTGGGACGACGCCACACCGCCCGAGAAGATCGACGGAGGCGCCTCCGCCGCCTGGGGGTCGCACTCCTCGGGAATGATGACGGGCACCGAGGGCTACGCCCGGTACGCGGTCGGCACCGACGGCGAGATCTCCATCCACTGGAACAACCCGTACGCCGGCGGCAACGGCTACAGCTGCGACGTCCCCGCCGGCTACAGCTGTTCGCGCAGCGGTGGTGGCGGCAACAACGCCGAGGTGACGTTCACGATCGGCCGGAACGGGGTCAGGGCGGCCACACCCGCATCCGGCTTCTCGACCACCGGCGCGGGGGCACGGAACGCGACGAGCGCCGCCGCAGCCGCGCGCAGCACGCACGTCACCCTGCAGAACCGCACCCCCAACGAGATGGTCCGCACCTCGTCGAGCCTGTCGCACGGCACGTGGAGCGACAACATGGTCCCGCCGGACCGCGTGTACCCGATGTCCAACGGCACCTGGCAGTCGGAGTCGAACGGCTTCATGACCGGGACGCAGGGGTCGGCGGTCTACAACATGTACGAGGTCGGCAACGTCGCCATCCACTGGAACAACCCCTACTCGGGGAGCAACAAGTACGCCTGTGACGTCCCGTCGGGCTTCACCTGCCGTCAGGACGGCGGCGGTGGCGACAACGCCGCCGTCACCTTCACCGTGAGCAAGGGCTGAGGACGACCGTGAACCGACACACCGCGGCGCTGGCGTGCGCCGCCGCACTGACCGTGATCGCCGCCGGTTCGGCCTCCGCCGCCCCGCCCCCCGCCGCCGCGGCCAACCCCACGCCGGGGCAGACGTACGTGATGGCGCCCCAGGAGCGGCCCGACGAGTGGCTCGGCGACGCCGACTACTTCGGCTCCGTCGTGTGCAAGGCCAGCCGGCTCTGGTACGGCAACCGGCACGACGACGCCGTATGGCAGGTCGGCGGCAACAACGACGGCACCATCTCGCTCCTGAACAGGGACGCGGAGCAGTTCGGCCAGAGCCTGCAGGGCGTGGGTAACGGGATCCTCGTCTCACAGGGCCAGGGGGACAGCTTCCACTGGTACACGGTCGCCGGCCCCGGCGGTTCCGTCGCACTGCGCAACAAGGTGACGGGCCGCTACCTGATGGCCACCGCCGCCGGAGCGGTCGTCTCGGCCACCAACGCCTACTGGTGGTACATGGTCAACACGCGCCCCTGAGGCCCCGGTGCGGGTGGGTCGACCCGTACGGGTCGACCCACCCGCACCCTGATCAGAAACAGGGGAAGGGACTGTCCGTCCTCACCCGGCCCGGACCCCGACCCTGATCCCGTCCCGGATCCGGTTCGCCCCATCAGTAGGCGACCCACTCGCTGCGATCCGGCCACCAGCCGAACCTCGGCCGGCCCTCCAGCGCGCTCGTGCGGAAGGGCCGACCGCCGTCGTCCACCCGCACCGTGCCGCGCCGGTCACCGCTGCTCCAACCCACCTCCAGGTACCAGCTCGCCTGATGTCCCTCCGTGTGGATGTCGAGGTTGAACACCTGCGGGTCGTGCGACGAGACCTTGAACGGGAAGCCCTTGGCGGGCACGGTGGTTCCGCCGTCCTGACCGTCCTTCGCCCTGGTCACGGGCCGGGCGTCGTCCAGGTCGATGTCGAAGGTCTGCGGGGTGATGCCGCTGCCGCAGCCGTCGCCCATGGAGAAGGCCCGCCACGCGAGGGGCGCGCCGCGCTCGACCACCCGCACGTCGATCCCGGTGATGACCACCGCCTCCTCCGCGCGGCCCTTCGCGGTCAGCTGGAGCCGCATCGCTCCGGCGTCCACGGCCCCGAGCGCCCGGGCCCAACCCCGGGTGTCCTGCGGGGCGCTGGGCGGCGGGACCTGACCCTCCGGCTGATCGAGCAGGTAGTTCTCCCCGCAGGGGGCGTCCCAGTTGTACGAGCTGACCCCGACGCTCGGTGGCTGCACGGCCGCCCCGTCGCCGGAGGGCGGTGTCCCCCCGGGCGTGCTCGACCCTTCCCGGCCGGGCGCGGGCGCGCTCGCCCCGGCGCCGGGGGAGGCGCCGCGGGCCGCGGTGGCCGAACCGCTCGCCGTGGGACCGGCCGAGGCGGAGGCACTCGCTGCGGGCCCGGGTCCGGGGGCGGACGGCGAGGTCCGGCCCGACGAGGGCGTCACCGGCGCGGAGGGGCCCGAGGGGGTCGGCTCGTCCGCGGCATAGCGGGTCACGGCGTACGCGGCCGGCACGGCGAGCACCGCGACGGTCCCGGCCGCCAGGGCGATCCGCACACCACGGCGTCGGGCCGCGGAGCCGACGGCCGCGGACCGCGAGGCGTCGCGACCGCGCCGGGACCATCGCGTGGCGCCGGCGCCGGAAGCCCCGGGGGCGGCGGCCGGCGTCGCACCGGACTCCGGATCCGCATTCCCCTCGGATTCCGCTTCCGGTGCCGTCAACGGCAACGCGCCGCCCTTCGGGGCGTCCTCGGGCGCGGGCGTTGGCGCGGGGGAGTGCGGACCGGTTGCGCCGGCCGCCTCATCGGGTGCCGCACTCGGGGTGCCCGAGGTGCCGGTCGTGACCGGTGGCCGCTCGGCCGGTTCGTGGGCCGCCGGCCGCGGACGCCGCCGCGCGTCGTCGGCGATGATCCAGCGCCGGTGCGCCTCCACCAACTCGTCGCGGGTCGCCCCGCACTGCTTGGCGAACCGCTCGATCGTCCCGAACTCGGTGGGAACGGCATCTCCGTTGCAGTACCGGTGCACCGTCGACGTACTCACGTGCAGCCGCCCGGCGAGCGCTCCGTAGCTCAGCCCCGAACGCTTCTTGAGCCCGCTCAACAGTCCGGCCAGGCCATCCGATCCCGTGGTCACTCGGGTCCCCCGCTCCCTCTGTCTTTCCAACCAGGCGTTCCAGGGACAGGTCATCCGCCCAGCTCACAGGCCGTCCCACGTCCCAACGTCCCCCATTGTCCCGTGTATCTGGCACATGATCGGCACAGCCCCGCAACCTTGGGACAGCGCCACCGGAACCGGAGCCGCCATGCCAAGACGTTTCGGCGCGACCGACGTGGTCGCCGTCGCCGTACTGATCGCCTGTATCTCGGTCCTGACCGTGGTCCTGGGCCGTCACTGAGTCCGCCTCACATCCCACACCAGAAGGACGACCGCATCATGCGCACCACCCGTACCCGTCGCACCGCCCTGACCGCCTGCACCGCCGCGCTGCTCGCAGCCACGACCCTGACCGCGTGTCAAGGCAATGACGCACTGACCAAGGAGCCGTCTCCCGCCGGCGCGGCCTCCGTCGTGCAGCCCTCGATCGGCACCACCGACAGCGGCAAGGCGCAGCCCGCCGCCCACACCCCCACCGAGGCCGGTTTCGTGGCCTGCGCGGCCGGTTCCACGAAGATCGTGGCCACCAAGGTGGAACGCCCCGTCAACCACATGCTGCTCACCGTCACCAACACCGGAAAGCGCGCCTGCGACGTCTACATGGCGCCCCTGCTGCGTTTCGACGAGGAACAGGCCGCGACGCAGATCGTCGAGGACAGCAAGCCGCAGGCCGTCGCGACCCTCGCCCCGGGCGAGTCCGCGTACGCGGGGGTGACCCTCAGCAGCGCGACCGGTGAGGCGGCCCACGGCTACAAGCCCGAGAAGCTCACCCTCCACTTCGCTGCCCGCAGCGATTCCGGTTCGGTCGGCGCCCCGGTCAAGGTGACGCTCCCGGCCGGCACGTACAAGGACGACAGCGCGGCCGTCACCTATTGGCTCTCCTCGATGCAGGACGCGCTGACGTACTGAACGACCGACTCGCCCCGCCGGCCCGAAGCGCCCCGCTCCGAAGCGACGACACCGCCCCGGGGCGGGCCCGGGGCGGTGCGGGGGTGGGCGAGGAGATCAGATGCCGATGTTGGCCAGATTGACACCGAGGGTGCGCAGGGTCGCCGCCAGTGAGGGGTGCTTCACCTCGAACCGTTCGGCGGCCAGGTGCAGGGACTCGGCCATGCCCGGGTCCTCTGCCGCCTCATCCGCCTCCAGGCGGTCCAGCAGCGCCTCCAGGTGCGCGCGTTCGTGTGCCGGGAGCGCGGCTCCCGTCGTCCGAAGCTCCG of the Streptomyces sp. NBC_01426 genome contains:
- a CDS encoding EF-hand domain-containing protein, translating into MASAFQELKLKGMFAAFDADGDGFLREEDFTALVARWSRLPGVGPGTEVRARVEALLMGWWAALLETGDANGDGAIDMGELLALVDRLPAMVADVTATADTVFDAVDANGDGRISPEEHRRLVETWNGQPVDVTGVFELLDLNGDGHLSREEFALLWRQFWISDDPAEPGNWLCGRFSG
- a CDS encoding AfsR/SARP family transcriptional regulator — protein: MDFRLLGPVSAFSGRVEVPIGPPKRRALLALLVLAEGASVGAERIIEGLWDDRPPTHARTVVYGHVSALRGLLREEPDTELVTRDGGYALHAPPASADLWRFRELVRAAGVSGAEPTESLREALGLWRGRALDGVGDTPLMAAAADRLVDEHLAVLERFAAALHAGGRGAEALSLLGPAAERHPLRESLIAAVVRALHQADRQADAVALYRRTQRRLAGELGVDPGAALSEAYLTLLRSGPPRRPAAPAARRAPVSPPRAPDHRPAIAVQAPARPSPFLLPRAPAGFVSRTDDLARLTLVARADRAPLSVITGPAGVGKTSLAVHWAYAHAADFPDGVLYADLRAGGPDGAGCLTTGVLHDFLQAFGVPEERLPAEARATENLYRATLAGRRTLVLLDNAGDSGQVRPLLPGTPGSTVLVTSRNRMEGLVATDCARLLPLERLAPADGVRVLRTVIGADRVDAEPAAAAELSVLCDGLPLALRLAAARLAARPRLALRAMADDLLDEQRRLSLLNGEDLGVEATLRMSVHQLPPDAALLFRQLALHVGSEIDRGAASALGGLPLPAAGEALEALAAAHLVEERTSGRYLMHDLTRLYARSFADRADGAGLRRLLVHYLSAARAATVAAEPGSQPCCTVPADLAPAGPPPVFTDRLQAMAWLGTERANLTAAVAAAVGAGFPDVAWRIAVQLWPLVVRQVHDGWEPVLLRALSAATGIGDPDAQSRLRSLLGWVLTENGRHTAALEHLHRAPELAERAGDPVGRVIALINWAVALERAGDLSGAGERREQAARAARDLDHPHTEVLALYHLATHYLTTGRPSEALAHCRRGLELASDEQSDERRALLLDTCGKALRALGRAEEARRCWTRAAALAGHRGPGDDTSAAPARGRRRQTHGTSKVTEALLPGPPGLRQPWPDGTRQS
- a CDS encoding Crystal protein ET79, which codes for MPTDPVSRRAFRRGTATTSAARGTASLRAAVVVAVAATALLAPTVTATASTGNDTPGQSTAVAQSARSTKVTVVNGTTTTMYRNYTSLSHGVWDDATPPEKIDGGASAAWGSHSSGMMTGTEGYARYAVGTDGEISIHWNNPYAGGNGYSCDVPAGYSCSRSGGGGNNAEVTFTIGRNGVRAATPASGFSTTGAGARNATSAAAAARSTHVTLQNRTPNEMVRTSSSLSHGTWSDNMVPPDRVYPMSNGTWQSESNGFMTGTQGSAVYNMYEVGNVAIHWNNPYSGSNKYACDVPSGFTCRQDGGGGDNAAVTFTVSKG
- a CDS encoding helix-turn-helix domain-containing protein produces the protein MTTGSDGLAGLLSGLKKRSGLSYGALAGRLHVSTSTVHRYCNGDAVPTEFGTIERFAKQCGATRDELVEAHRRWIIADDARRRPRPAAHEPAERPPVTTGTSGTPSAAPDEAAGATGPHSPAPTPAPEDAPKGGALPLTAPEAESEGNADPESGATPAAAPGASGAGATRWSRRGRDASRSAAVGSAARRRGVRIALAAGTVAVLAVPAAYAVTRYAADEPTPSGPSAPVTPSSGRTSPSAPGPGPAASASASAGPTASGSATAARGASPGAGASAPAPGREGSSTPGGTPPSGDGAAVQPPSVGVSSYNWDAPCGENYLLDQPEGQVPPPSAPQDTRGWARALGAVDAGAMRLQLTAKGRAEEAVVITGIDVRVVERGAPLAWRAFSMGDGCGSGITPQTFDIDLDDARPVTRAKDGQDGGTTVPAKGFPFKVSSHDPQVFNLDIHTEGHQASWYLEVGWSSGDRRGTVRVDDGGRPFRTSALEGRPRFGWWPDRSEWVAY
- a CDS encoding DUF4232 domain-containing protein, which codes for MRTTRTRRTALTACTAALLAATTLTACQGNDALTKEPSPAGAASVVQPSIGTTDSGKAQPAAHTPTEAGFVACAAGSTKIVATKVERPVNHMLLTVTNTGKRACDVYMAPLLRFDEEQAATQIVEDSKPQAVATLAPGESAYAGVTLSSATGEAAHGYKPEKLTLHFAARSDSGSVGAPVKVTLPAGTYKDDSAAVTYWLSSMQDALTY
- a CDS encoding DUF4404 family protein; the protein is MPNHATREHLEALRAELRTTGAALPAHERAHLEALLDRLEADEAAEDPGMAESLHLAAERFEVKHPSLAATLRTLGVNLANIGI